One window of Trifolium pratense cultivar HEN17-A07 linkage group LG5, ARS_RC_1.1, whole genome shotgun sequence genomic DNA carries:
- the LOC123886834 gene encoding 14 kDa proline-rich protein DC2.15-like — protein MNSSTLVLFTTFNMLFFVMANGCYFCPKPNPNPNPFPIPNPTPSTKSCPRDALKLGVCANLLNGPIGAIIGSPPEHPCCSVLEGLVDLEVAVCLCTAIKANILGININIPISLSLILNACEKTPPTDFQCS, from the coding sequence ATGAATTCTTCAACTCTTGTTCTTTTCACCACATTCAACATGCTTTTCTTTGTTATGGCAAATGGTTGTTACTTTTGTCCaaaaccaaatccaaatccaaatccattCCCTATCCCAAACCCAACTCCTTCAACTAAGAGTTGTCCTAGAGATGCACTTAAATTAGGAGTATGTGCTAATTTGCTGAATGGGCCAATTGGCGCTATAATCGGGTCACCACCGGAGCATCCATGTTGTTCGGTGTTAGAAGGATTAGTTGACCTTGAAGTCGCGGTTTGTCTTTGTACCGCAATCAAAGCTAACATTCTTGGGATTAACATTAATATTCCTATTTCACTAAGTTTGATCCTTAATGCTTGTGAGAAGACTCCACCAACTGATTTTCAGTGCTCCTAA
- the LOC123887106 gene encoding lipid transfer protein EARLI 1-like, giving the protein MASKTSSSLAIFLTINILFFTLVSSCGTCGSGPYPNPNPKPKHTPSPKHSGGSSHSGGGSSHSGGGSSPSGGSTPSGGYTPPGGSTPSGGSGTVTCPRDALKLGVCANVLNGLLNVTLGQPPVTPCCSLLNGLVDLEAAVCLCTALRANILGINLNLPISLSLLLNICSREAPRDFQCS; this is encoded by the coding sequence ATGGCTTCTAAAACCTCTTCCTCCCTTGCTATTTTCCTCACAATCAACATTCTCTTCTTTACACTCGTCTCTTCTTGCGGGACATGCGGCTCTGGCCCATACCCAAACCCTAACCCAAAGCCAAAACACACGCCAAGCCCAAAACATTCCGGTGGCTCGAGCCATTCAGGTGGAGGATCAAGCCATTCAGGCGGGGGATCTAGCCCTTCTGGAGGCTCAACCCCCTCTGGAGGCTACACTCCACCTGGTGGCTCCACCCCTTCAGGCGGCAGTGGAACCGTCACATGCCCACGCGATGCACTGAAACTCGGTGTATGTGCCAATGTTTTAAATGGATTGTTGAATGTAACTTTGGGCCAGCCACCAGTGACACCATGTTGCTCACTCCTAAATGGACTTGTTGATCTTGAGGCTGCAGTGTGTCTTTGCACTGCCCTTAGAGCTAACATTTTGGGGATAAATCTTAACCTTCCTATCTCACTTAGCTTACTTCTCAATATTTGCTCAAGGGAAGCACCACGTGATTTCCAATGCTCCTAA